The following are from one region of the Amycolatopsis sp. QT-25 genome:
- a CDS encoding AAA family ATPase, protein MSEPRVRRAEIAVEQAHVDTVYTRLAELRAQAEAMRTKGYEIGHGAGREAIFEQASMLFERDMMVYHANQTLQTLDAEYEGLVFGRLDHLDEDHIYVGRLGIRDAEFDNLVTDWRAPAAAAFYQATAEEPMDVVRRRVIRCSGQTVLDVDDDVLIADAVPESMQIVGEGALMAALGRSRGEKMRDIVATIQKEQDEVIRAPWRGVTEITGGPGTGKTAVALHRAAYLLYRHRRQLGGAGVLVIGPSGVFTSYISRVLPSMGETNVELRALGEVLDGLEATRQDPAPLAAIKGSLRMRKILLRALRDTPEDAPEDMKIVYRGEVLRLNARELDKVRRKVHTAGGPPNRSRIRAAELLLDALAAKADQHAKDDGRQLDKAELITELGERIEFHRFLVVWWPTLYPAQILRWLGAEKRLAAAAKGLLNRSEISLLAADFADRSRGWTIADVALLDELRVLLGEPPKRRKGRQGIEVDPERGGAPTRPQHYDEYSHVVVDESQDLSPMQWRMVGRRGKYASWTVVGDPVQSSWPDPAEAAMARDQAFGLKTTRRRFTLRTNYRNSAEIFDLAAKVVAGHAEAGELPRAVRQTGITPEVRPVEAAGLEAATQAAVKELMGAVEGTVGVITAMHRVPEVEGWLDGLLDERLKVVGSLDSKGLEYDAVVLVEPNDLITESTTGRRVLYVALTRATQQLTVLASNPDWIPAA, encoded by the coding sequence GTGTCCGAACCTCGGGTCAGACGGGCCGAGATCGCCGTCGAGCAAGCCCATGTGGACACCGTCTACACCCGGCTCGCCGAACTGCGAGCCCAGGCTGAGGCCATGCGTACCAAGGGCTATGAGATCGGCCATGGCGCCGGGCGGGAAGCGATCTTCGAGCAGGCGTCGATGCTGTTCGAACGGGACATGATGGTGTATCACGCCAATCAGACCCTGCAGACCCTCGACGCGGAGTACGAAGGCCTGGTCTTCGGCAGGCTCGACCATCTCGACGAAGACCACATCTACGTCGGCCGTCTCGGCATCCGCGACGCCGAGTTCGACAACCTCGTCACCGACTGGCGCGCGCCCGCGGCCGCGGCCTTCTACCAGGCGACGGCCGAGGAGCCGATGGACGTCGTCCGGCGCCGGGTGATCCGGTGCTCCGGCCAGACGGTGCTCGACGTCGACGACGACGTCCTGATCGCCGACGCGGTCCCCGAGAGCATGCAGATCGTGGGCGAAGGCGCGCTGATGGCCGCGCTCGGACGGTCGCGCGGCGAGAAGATGCGGGACATCGTCGCCACCATCCAGAAGGAGCAGGACGAGGTCATCCGGGCACCGTGGCGCGGGGTCACGGAGATCACCGGCGGTCCCGGCACCGGCAAGACCGCGGTCGCGCTGCACCGCGCGGCGTACCTGCTCTACCGCCACCGCCGCCAGCTCGGCGGCGCGGGCGTGCTGGTGATCGGCCCGTCCGGGGTGTTCACCAGCTACATCTCGCGGGTGCTGCCGTCGATGGGTGAGACGAACGTCGAACTGCGCGCGCTCGGCGAGGTCCTCGACGGCCTCGAAGCGACCCGTCAGGACCCGGCGCCACTGGCCGCGATCAAGGGTTCGCTGCGGATGCGCAAGATCCTGCTGCGCGCGCTGCGGGACACGCCGGAGGACGCGCCCGAGGACATGAAGATCGTCTACCGCGGCGAGGTGCTGCGGCTGAACGCGCGCGAACTCGACAAGGTGCGCCGCAAGGTGCACACCGCGGGCGGTCCGCCGAACCGGTCGCGGATCCGCGCCGCCGAACTGCTGCTCGACGCGCTCGCCGCGAAGGCCGACCAGCACGCGAAGGACGACGGCCGTCAGCTCGACAAGGCCGAACTGATCACCGAACTCGGTGAGCGCATCGAGTTCCACCGCTTCCTGGTGGTCTGGTGGCCGACCCTGTACCCGGCGCAGATCCTGCGGTGGCTCGGCGCGGAGAAGCGGCTCGCCGCCGCGGCGAAGGGCCTGCTCAACCGCAGCGAGATCAGCCTGCTCGCGGCCGACTTCGCCGACCGTTCGCGCGGCTGGACCATCGCGGACGTCGCGCTCCTCGACGAGCTGCGCGTCCTGCTCGGCGAGCCGCCGAAGCGGCGCAAGGGCAGGCAGGGCATCGAGGTCGACCCGGAGCGCGGCGGCGCCCCGACCCGGCCCCAGCATTACGACGAGTACTCGCACGTGGTCGTCGACGAGTCGCAGGACCTCTCGCCGATGCAGTGGCGGATGGTCGGGCGGCGCGGGAAGTACGCGAGCTGGACCGTGGTCGGCGACCCGGTGCAGAGCTCGTGGCCGGATCCGGCCGAGGCTGCGATGGCACGTGACCAGGCCTTCGGCCTCAAGACGACGCGGCGCCGGTTCACCCTGCGCACCAACTACCGGAACTCGGCGGAGATCTTCGACCTGGCCGCGAAGGTCGTCGCCGGGCACGCCGAGGCCGGCGAACTCCCGCGCGCGGTGCGGCAGACCGGTATCACGCCGGAGGTCCGGCCGGTCGAGGCCGCCGGGCTGGAGGCGGCGACGCAGGCCGCGGTGAAGGAGCTGATGGGAGCCGTCGAAGGCACCGTCGGCGTGATCACCGCCATGCACCGGGTGCCCGAGGTCGAGGGCTGGCTCGACGGACTCCTCGACGAGCGGCTCAAGGTCGTCGGCAGCCTCGACTCCAAGGGCCTCGAGTACGACGCCGTCGTCCTCGTGGAGCCCAACGACCTCATCACGGAATCGACCACCGGACGTCGCGTGCTGTACGTCGCGCTGACCCGCGCGACCCAGCAACTGACCGTCCTGGCCTCGAACCCGGACTGGATCCCGGCCGCCTGA
- a CDS encoding helix-turn-helix domain-containing protein gives MDPGDDPLLEFAADLRRLREKAGNPTYRELGRRAHYSAGTLSEAAGGKKMPSLAVTLAYVRACGGPEEEWQARWHEVTERTRTGVSDSPVAPLNGESAPYIGLTAFGPEDASRFFGRERLVRKLLTRLSDQRFLAVLGASGSGKSSLLRAGLLPAVGETSVTLLMTPGSRPLQECAVQFGAALGLAPGGLLAEFTGHPRNLGLAARQLVADREGDVVLVVDQFEEVFTLCQDADERAAFLSALVTATTEPESRTRVVLGIRTDFYTHCARHPELVEAMQDAQILVGPMSTEELRQAISRPAIDAGYRVENALVSRLVADATGQPGVLPLLSHALLETWRRRHGNTLTLTGYESTGGIERSVAQTSEHTFTALSEHQQRLANQIFLRMTALGEGTEDTKRRITRDEVDADDPDVAVVLDRLASSRLVTLDDNGIEIAHEALIRGWPRLREWLAEDREGLRVHRQLTEATDAWESVGRDDGWLYRGARLSIAREWAAEHDSALSQRERRFLDASVAIENHEQTVARRRTRRLRQLVALLAVLLVLATAAMVYAVRAEQTATSQRNNALAQKVAGQAIEMRPTNPALAAQLALAAYRVDPSVDTRGSVLGMFETPYSTTVSGHGHRVNAAALRGDGRVLVTGSWDHTAKLWDVGDPHRPKELATLSGHTENVNSVAFSADGGVVATAGWDKTARLWNVADPARPVPGVVVGEHPSRVNAVAFSPKAAVLATADGGGTVRLFDVRDPAKPVLAATLTGHTGNVNGLAYAPDGRTLVSTGADKTARLWDVADPAGTKPLGVVNGHTAGIHSAAFGPDGRTLATASIDQTARLWNVADPLAPSPLGTMATHRTIVRSVAFSPDGSTLVTTGFDRAARLWDITDPATPREKPALLGHTAAVVWSVFSPDGRTLVTASDDQTVRLWDLPGPAISGPARSACRAVYSSDGKLLATGSQDGVVRLVDVADVRNPRELGKIAGFGEGVCGLALSPDGRTLAAGSWDHTMRLIDVTDPRKPVDTGVFYRPDEEIDPVAFSPDGRTLATAGSGHTVKLWDVADIRRPVELATLTGHEDDVHSIAFSPDGRTLLSGGWDHTARLWDISMAKAPKQLSVLEGHSDTVFSVAYSPDGELAATGSADRAGRLWDVTNPAAPRQAALLSGHTDNVISVAFSGDGKTLATGSYDRSVRLWDVSDPGTVRESASLTDDVDRVNAVAFAPDGHTLAGSVADGSVRLWETSPERAAERICATVYPRITPDEWEQHLPGLDYRPPCP, from the coding sequence TTGGATCCCGGGGACGATCCGTTACTGGAGTTCGCCGCCGATCTCCGGCGGCTGCGGGAGAAGGCCGGAAATCCGACGTACCGCGAGCTGGGCAGGCGTGCCCATTACTCCGCGGGCACCCTCTCCGAAGCCGCCGGCGGGAAGAAGATGCCCAGCTTGGCGGTCACGTTGGCCTACGTCCGGGCGTGCGGCGGTCCCGAGGAGGAGTGGCAGGCCCGCTGGCATGAGGTGACCGAGCGGACGCGCACCGGAGTCAGCGATTCACCGGTTGCCCCGCTGAATGGGGAATCGGCCCCTTATATCGGCCTGACCGCATTCGGACCCGAGGACGCGAGCCGATTCTTCGGTCGCGAACGACTTGTCCGAAAACTCCTCACCCGGCTTTCGGACCAACGATTCTTGGCCGTTCTGGGCGCTTCCGGTTCCGGTAAGTCGTCCTTGCTCCGGGCAGGTCTGCTCCCGGCGGTGGGTGAGACGTCCGTGACCCTGCTGATGACCCCCGGTTCGCGGCCGTTGCAGGAGTGCGCCGTCCAGTTCGGCGCCGCGCTCGGGCTGGCGCCCGGCGGGCTGCTCGCCGAGTTCACCGGACATCCGCGCAACCTCGGCCTCGCCGCCCGTCAGCTGGTCGCCGACCGCGAGGGTGACGTCGTGCTGGTCGTCGACCAGTTCGAAGAGGTCTTCACGCTCTGCCAGGACGCCGACGAGCGGGCCGCCTTCCTGTCCGCGCTCGTCACCGCGACGACCGAACCGGAGAGCCGGACCAGGGTCGTCCTCGGCATCCGCACCGACTTCTACACGCACTGCGCCCGGCATCCCGAGCTGGTCGAGGCCATGCAGGACGCGCAGATCCTCGTCGGCCCGATGAGCACCGAAGAGCTGCGCCAGGCCATCTCGCGGCCGGCCATCGACGCCGGGTACCGCGTCGAGAACGCGCTGGTCTCGCGGCTCGTCGCCGACGCGACCGGGCAGCCCGGCGTACTGCCCCTGCTCTCGCACGCGCTGCTGGAGACCTGGCGCCGCCGCCACGGCAACACCCTCACCCTCACCGGTTACGAGTCCACCGGCGGGATCGAACGGTCGGTCGCGCAGACCTCCGAGCACACCTTCACCGCGCTGAGCGAACACCAGCAACGGCTGGCGAACCAGATCTTCCTGCGGATGACAGCGCTCGGCGAAGGCACCGAGGACACCAAACGCCGCATCACCCGCGACGAGGTGGACGCGGACGACCCGGACGTCGCCGTCGTGCTGGACAGGCTGGCGTCGTCACGGCTGGTCACCCTCGACGACAACGGCATCGAGATCGCGCACGAGGCGCTGATCCGGGGCTGGCCGCGCCTGCGCGAGTGGCTCGCCGAGGACCGTGAGGGCCTGCGCGTGCACCGTCAGCTCACCGAGGCGACCGACGCCTGGGAATCGGTCGGCCGCGACGACGGCTGGCTCTACCGCGGGGCGCGGCTGTCCATCGCCAGGGAATGGGCGGCGGAGCACGACAGCGCGCTCTCGCAGCGCGAACGCCGGTTCCTCGACGCGAGCGTGGCGATCGAAAACCACGAACAGACCGTCGCGCGCCGCCGCACCCGGCGGCTGCGCCAGCTGGTCGCGCTCCTGGCCGTGCTGCTGGTACTGGCGACGGCCGCGATGGTGTACGCCGTCCGGGCCGAACAGACCGCGACGAGCCAGCGCAACAACGCCCTCGCGCAGAAGGTCGCCGGGCAGGCCATCGAGATGCGGCCGACGAATCCGGCGCTGGCCGCGCAGCTCGCGCTGGCGGCGTACCGCGTCGATCCGAGCGTGGACACCCGCGGCAGCGTGCTCGGGATGTTCGAAACGCCGTACTCGACCACGGTCAGCGGACACGGCCACCGCGTCAACGCGGCCGCCCTGCGCGGCGACGGCCGGGTGCTGGTGACCGGCAGCTGGGACCACACGGCCAAGCTGTGGGACGTCGGCGACCCCCATCGTCCGAAGGAACTGGCCACGTTGTCCGGGCACACCGAGAACGTCAACTCGGTGGCGTTCAGCGCCGACGGTGGCGTGGTCGCGACGGCGGGCTGGGACAAGACCGCGCGGCTGTGGAACGTCGCCGATCCGGCCCGGCCCGTGCCGGGCGTGGTGGTCGGGGAGCATCCGAGCCGGGTCAACGCGGTGGCGTTCAGTCCGAAGGCGGCGGTGCTCGCCACCGCGGACGGCGGCGGCACCGTGCGCCTGTTCGACGTCCGCGATCCCGCGAAACCGGTGCTCGCGGCCACCCTCACCGGGCACACCGGCAACGTCAACGGTCTCGCCTACGCCCCCGACGGGCGGACGCTCGTCTCGACCGGCGCCGACAAGACCGCGCGCCTGTGGGACGTCGCCGATCCGGCCGGGACGAAGCCACTCGGCGTGGTGAACGGGCACACGGCCGGGATCCACTCCGCGGCGTTCGGCCCGGACGGCCGGACGCTCGCCACCGCGAGCATCGATCAGACCGCGCGCCTGTGGAACGTGGCCGACCCGCTGGCGCCGTCACCGCTGGGGACGATGGCCACGCACCGGACCATCGTGCGGTCCGTGGCGTTCAGCCCGGACGGGTCGACGCTGGTCACGACCGGTTTCGACCGCGCCGCGCGGCTGTGGGACATCACCGATCCCGCGACGCCACGCGAAAAACCGGCGCTCCTCGGGCACACCGCGGCCGTGGTCTGGTCGGTGTTCTCCCCCGACGGCCGCACGCTGGTGACGGCGAGCGACGACCAGACGGTGCGGCTGTGGGATCTGCCGGGGCCCGCGATCAGTGGTCCGGCGAGGTCGGCCTGCCGCGCGGTCTACAGCTCCGACGGAAAACTGCTGGCCACCGGCAGCCAGGACGGGGTGGTGCGCCTCGTCGACGTCGCCGACGTCCGGAACCCGCGCGAGCTGGGCAAGATCGCGGGTTTCGGCGAAGGGGTCTGCGGTCTCGCGCTCAGCCCGGACGGCCGGACGCTCGCCGCCGGCTCCTGGGACCACACGATGCGGCTGATCGACGTCACCGATCCGCGGAAGCCGGTCGACACCGGCGTCTTCTACCGGCCGGACGAGGAGATCGACCCGGTCGCGTTCAGTCCCGACGGCCGGACGCTCGCGACCGCGGGCAGCGGGCACACGGTGAAACTGTGGGACGTGGCCGACATCCGGCGGCCCGTCGAACTCGCCACGCTCACCGGGCACGAGGACGACGTCCATTCGATCGCGTTCAGCCCGGACGGCCGCACCCTGCTGAGCGGCGGCTGGGACCACACCGCGCGGCTGTGGGACATCTCGATGGCGAAGGCTCCGAAGCAGCTCTCGGTGCTGGAGGGGCATTCCGACACGGTGTTCTCGGTGGCCTACAGCCCGGACGGCGAACTCGCCGCCACCGGGAGCGCCGATCGCGCCGGCCGGCTGTGGGACGTGACGAATCCGGCGGCTCCCCGGCAGGCGGCGCTGCTGTCCGGGCACACCGACAACGTCATCTCGGTCGCGTTCAGCGGGGACGGGAAGACTCTCGCGACCGGCAGCTACGACCGGTCCGTGCGACTATGGGACGTCTCCGATCCGGGAACGGTCCGGGAGTCGGCGAGCCTGACCGACGACGTCGATCGGGTCAACGCGGTGGCGTTCGCTCCCGACGGGCACACCCTCGCGGGTTCCGTCGCGGACGGCAGCGTGCGGTTGTGGGAAACCAGCCCCGAACGGGCCGCCGAACGCATCTGCGCGACCGTGTACCCGCGGATCACGCCCGACGAGTGGGAACAACACCTGCCGGGCCTCGACTACCGGCCTCCGTGCCCGTGA
- a CDS encoding LLM class flavin-dependent oxidoreductase — protein sequence MTSLPDIPLSVLDLSPVVAGGGVRDSLRSTLDLARRTEALGYHRYWLAEHHNMPGIASSATAVMIGQVAAATERIRVGSGGVMLPNHAPLVVAEQFGTLEAFHPGRIDLGIGRAPGTDQRTALALRGPGGLSAENFPQQFAELLAYFEHSDQRAVNAVTAEGNKPPVWLLGSSGFSARMAGELGLPFSFAHHFSAENTLPAVALYRDAFKPSDVLDEPYVMLGVSVVAAETDERAQYLAAPSGLTFLSLRKGRPIPLPTPEEAAAYPYTDIERVFIEDRAASSIIGSPETVHKGLETLLADTGANELMITTMVHDQADRVRSYELVAELAR from the coding sequence GTGACCTCTTTGCCTGACATCCCGCTGTCCGTGCTCGACCTCTCGCCCGTCGTGGCCGGCGGCGGTGTGCGCGACTCGCTGCGCAGCACCCTCGACCTCGCGCGCCGGACCGAGGCGCTCGGCTATCACCGGTACTGGCTCGCCGAGCACCACAACATGCCCGGCATCGCCAGCTCCGCGACCGCCGTGATGATCGGCCAGGTCGCCGCCGCCACCGAACGCATCCGGGTCGGCTCCGGCGGGGTCATGCTGCCGAACCACGCGCCACTGGTGGTGGCCGAGCAGTTCGGCACCCTGGAGGCGTTCCACCCCGGCCGGATCGACCTCGGCATCGGGCGCGCGCCGGGCACCGACCAACGGACCGCGCTGGCGCTGCGCGGCCCGGGCGGGCTCTCCGCGGAGAACTTCCCGCAGCAGTTCGCGGAACTGCTGGCCTACTTCGAGCACTCCGACCAGCGCGCGGTCAACGCCGTGACCGCCGAAGGCAACAAGCCGCCGGTGTGGCTGCTCGGGTCGAGCGGCTTCAGCGCGCGGATGGCGGGCGAACTGGGCCTGCCGTTCTCGTTCGCGCACCACTTCAGCGCCGAGAACACGCTTCCCGCCGTGGCGCTCTACCGTGACGCGTTCAAACCGTCGGACGTCCTGGACGAGCCGTACGTGATGCTCGGTGTCTCCGTGGTCGCCGCCGAGACCGACGAGCGCGCCCAGTACCTGGCCGCTCCCAGCGGCCTCACGTTCCTGAGCCTGCGCAAGGGCCGCCCCATCCCGCTGCCGACGCCGGAAGAGGCCGCGGCCTACCCGTACACCGACATCGAGCGCGTGTTCATCGAGGACCGGGCCGCGAGCAGCATCATCGGCTCGCCCGAAACCGTCCACAAGGGACTCGAGACGCTGCTCGCCGACACGGGCGCGAACGAGCTGATGATCACGACCATGGTGCACGACCAGGCGGACCGGGTGCGGTCCTACGAGCTGGTGGCGGAACTGGCGCGCTGA
- a CDS encoding ABC transporter permease translates to MGVRTNAPSFPGAGALRETGRLYSLGLDVVRLTFRRPFQARELIQQFWFIASVSILPTALVAIPFGAVIALHIGSLTAQIGAQSFTGAASVLAIIQQASPIVTALLIAGAGGSAMCADLGSRTIREEIDAMEVLGVSPIQRLIVPRVLAAMGVAAFLNGMVSVVGVLGGYFFNVIMQNGTPGAYLASFSALAQLPDLWISEIKAVVFGFVAAIVASYRGLNPKGGPKGVGDAVNQSVVITFLLLFLLNLVLTTLYLQLVPAKGS, encoded by the coding sequence GTGGGCGTCCGGACTAACGCACCCTCATTCCCCGGCGCGGGTGCGCTCCGGGAGACCGGCAGGCTGTACTCACTCGGTCTCGACGTCGTCCGGTTGACCTTCCGGCGGCCGTTCCAGGCCCGCGAGCTGATCCAGCAGTTCTGGTTCATCGCGAGTGTGTCGATCCTGCCGACGGCGCTGGTCGCGATCCCCTTCGGCGCGGTGATCGCGTTGCACATCGGCTCGCTGACCGCGCAGATCGGCGCGCAGTCCTTCACCGGCGCGGCCAGTGTGCTGGCGATCATCCAGCAGGCCAGCCCGATCGTGACCGCGTTGCTGATCGCGGGCGCCGGCGGCTCGGCGATGTGCGCGGACCTCGGGTCCCGCACGATCCGCGAGGAGATCGACGCGATGGAGGTGCTCGGGGTCTCCCCGATCCAGCGCCTGATCGTGCCGAGGGTGCTCGCCGCGATGGGGGTCGCCGCATTCCTCAACGGAATGGTCAGCGTGGTCGGCGTCCTCGGCGGCTATTTCTTCAACGTCATCATGCAGAACGGGACACCGGGTGCGTATCTGGCCAGTTTCTCCGCGCTCGCGCAACTTCCGGACCTCTGGATCAGCGAGATCAAGGCGGTCGTCTTCGGTTTCGTCGCGGCGATCGTCGCCTCTTATCGCGGGCTCAATCCGAAAGGCGGCCCGAAAGGCGTCGGTGACGCGGTGAACCAATCCGTGGTCATCACGTTCCTCCTCCTGTTCCTGTTGAACCTCGTGCTGACGACGCTTTACCTGCAGCTCGTCCCGGCGAAGGGCAGCTGA
- a CDS encoding ABC transporter permease codes for MVTTTPPPTNTRATRVREAVDRRFGFLDTLGDQILFFLKALAWVPRAVRRYLREITRLLAEVSFGSGALAVIGGTIGVMIGMTVFTGTVVGLQGYSALNQVGTSAFAGFVSAYFNTREIAPLVAGLALSATVGCGFTAQLGAMRISEEIDALEVMGIPSVPYLVTTRIIAGFLAVIPLYAIGLLTSYLASRQITVWFYGQSAGTYDHYFLLFLPPGDVLWSFGKVLVFSVVIVLAHCYYGFRASGGPAGVGVAVGRGVRTAIVAVSVLDFFLSLAIWGATTTVQVAG; via the coding sequence ATGGTCACGACGACGCCTCCCCCCACGAACACCCGGGCGACGCGGGTCCGCGAAGCCGTCGATCGCCGGTTCGGGTTCCTGGACACGCTCGGCGACCAGATCCTCTTCTTCCTCAAGGCACTCGCCTGGGTGCCGCGCGCGGTGCGCCGCTATCTCCGCGAGATCACCCGCCTGCTGGCCGAAGTCAGCTTCGGCAGCGGCGCGCTCGCGGTCATCGGCGGCACCATCGGGGTGATGATCGGGATGACCGTGTTCACCGGCACGGTCGTCGGGCTCCAGGGGTACTCGGCGCTCAACCAGGTCGGCACGTCGGCGTTCGCCGGCTTCGTCTCCGCGTACTTCAACACCCGTGAGATCGCCCCGCTCGTGGCCGGGCTGGCCCTGTCGGCCACCGTGGGCTGCGGCTTCACCGCGCAGCTGGGCGCGATGCGGATCTCCGAGGAGATCGACGCGCTGGAAGTGATGGGCATCCCCAGCGTCCCGTACCTGGTGACCACCCGGATCATCGCGGGATTCCTGGCGGTCATCCCGTTGTACGCGATCGGCCTGCTGACCTCGTATCTCGCGTCACGCCAGATCACCGTCTGGTTCTACGGTCAGTCCGCGGGCACCTACGACCACTACTTCCTGCTGTTCCTGCCGCCGGGCGACGTGCTCTGGTCGTTCGGCAAGGTGCTGGTCTTCAGTGTCGTGATCGTGCTCGCCCACTGCTATTACGGCTTCCGCGCCAGCGGCGGCCCGGCGGGCGTCGGCGTCGCCGTCGGACGCGGGGTGCGGACCGCGATCGTGGCGGTCAGCGTGCTGGACTTCTTCCTCAGCCTCGCGATCTGGGGCGCGACCACGACGGTGCAGGTGGCCGGATGA
- a CDS encoding MCE family protein: MSRRGLRKAGVRTAGVLFLVVMSALVLLSIKIYRKDFVESVPVTLQADRVGNQLRVGGQVKARGVVVGEIRDVRATPGGAEIDLAMEPGKVSRLPKNVSALLVPKTLFGERYVQLSIPDAAPAEPLSAGDVITQDRSANAIELERVFDNLLPLLKAVQPQKLATTLTTVATALEGRGDQIGDTLATAAEYLRQFNPNLPKLNDDIRDLATVSKLYGDIAPDLLDALSASAVTLDTVEEKRAELATVYQQVTSSSQHLTTFLVNNRANIIALAADSRAPLEVAAKYSPSFACTLDALAKLKPQMDKVLGAGTDEPGLHAEIIVSQPRGKYVPGKDDPVHDATGEPRCYPSNGLIGQGIEAIGTVSTPGAQGDLGLANSPQERQLISTLVAPSIGVPADQVPAWGSVLVGPLYRGTEVTVR, encoded by the coding sequence ATGAGCCGGCGCGGGCTGCGCAAGGCCGGGGTCAGGACCGCCGGGGTGCTGTTCCTCGTGGTGATGTCCGCCCTCGTGCTGTTGTCGATCAAGATCTACCGCAAGGATTTCGTCGAATCCGTGCCGGTGACACTGCAGGCGGACCGTGTCGGCAACCAGTTGCGCGTGGGCGGGCAGGTCAAGGCGCGCGGTGTGGTGGTCGGCGAGATCCGCGACGTCCGCGCGACGCCGGGCGGCGCGGAGATCGACCTGGCGATGGAACCCGGCAAGGTTTCGCGGCTGCCGAAGAACGTGTCCGCGCTGCTCGTGCCGAAGACCCTGTTCGGCGAGCGGTACGTGCAGCTGTCCATCCCGGACGCGGCACCGGCCGAACCGTTGAGCGCGGGCGACGTGATCACCCAGGACCGCTCGGCCAACGCGATCGAACTCGAGCGGGTCTTCGACAATCTGCTGCCGCTGCTCAAAGCGGTGCAGCCGCAGAAGCTCGCCACCACGCTGACCACGGTCGCCACCGCGCTGGAGGGTCGAGGAGACCAGATCGGCGACACCCTGGCCACCGCGGCCGAATACCTCCGGCAGTTCAACCCGAACCTCCCGAAGCTGAACGACGACATCCGCGACCTCGCCACGGTCTCGAAGCTGTACGGCGACATCGCGCCGGATCTGCTCGACGCGCTGAGCGCCTCGGCGGTCACCCTCGACACGGTCGAGGAGAAACGTGCCGAACTGGCGACGGTGTACCAGCAGGTGACGTCGTCCTCCCAGCACCTCACGACGTTCCTCGTCAACAACCGCGCCAACATCATCGCGCTCGCCGCCGACAGCAGGGCACCGCTGGAGGTCGCCGCGAAGTACTCGCCGAGTTTCGCCTGCACGCTGGACGCGCTCGCCAAGCTCAAGCCGCAGATGGACAAGGTGCTGGGCGCCGGCACGGACGAACCCGGGCTGCACGCGGAGATCATCGTCTCGCAACCTCGTGGCAAATACGTACCGGGCAAGGACGACCCGGTCCACGACGCCACCGGTGAACCACGCTGCTATCCGTCGAATGGCTTGATCGGCCAAGGAATCGAAGCGATCGGCACCGTTTCGACGCCCGGCGCGCAGGGCGATCTCGGCCTGGCGAACTCGCCGCAGGAACGGCAACTGATCTCCACGCTGGTCGCGCCGTCGATCGGAGTCCCGGCCGACCAGGTCCCCGCGTGGGGCAGCGTGCTCGTCGGCCCGCTCTACCGGGGTACGGAGGTGACCGTGCGATGA
- a CDS encoding MlaD family protein: protein MRNFVSPLIKGLIFVVVTTLATVLLAVSITNTGLGDTKTYSAKFLDATSLNVGDDVRISGVRVGQIEELEIADHSLARIRFSLDAQRRLPADVTAVIKYRNMVGQRYIALERGKGTRELLEPGAEIPLERTTPALDLTELFNGFKPLFQALSPQDVNQLSGEIVQVLQGEGGTVESLLAHTGSLTTTLAGRDKVIGDVITNLDTVLKSINGKGDALSTLVSTLKELVSGLAGDRAEIGEAVSGLADLTTATAGLLEQGRKPLKDSIEGLGLLAGQLTTDEGKAEVDRVLTVLPGKLNELGRIGSYGSWMNFYLCSSVLRTEPPRGVPATAKRCTA, encoded by the coding sequence ATGAGGAACTTCGTGAGCCCGCTGATCAAGGGGCTGATCTTCGTCGTCGTCACGACGCTGGCCACGGTGCTGCTGGCGGTGTCCATCACGAACACCGGCCTCGGCGACACCAAGACCTACAGCGCCAAGTTCCTCGACGCGACGTCGCTGAACGTCGGCGACGACGTCCGGATCTCCGGGGTGCGGGTCGGCCAGATCGAGGAACTCGAGATCGCCGACCACAGCCTGGCCCGCATCCGGTTCTCCCTCGACGCGCAGCGCAGGTTGCCCGCCGACGTGACCGCGGTGATCAAGTACCGCAACATGGTCGGCCAGCGCTACATCGCGCTCGAACGCGGCAAGGGCACCCGCGAACTCCTGGAACCCGGAGCGGAGATCCCGCTGGAGCGCACCACGCCCGCGCTGGATCTCACGGAACTGTTCAACGGCTTCAAACCGCTGTTCCAGGCCCTGTCCCCCCAGGACGTCAACCAGCTCTCCGGCGAGATCGTCCAGGTATTGCAGGGCGAAGGCGGCACGGTGGAAAGCCTGCTGGCGCACACCGGTTCGCTGACCACCACGCTCGCCGGCCGCGACAAGGTGATCGGCGACGTGATCACGAATCTGGACACGGTGCTGAAGAGCATCAACGGCAAGGGCGACGCGTTGTCCACTTTGGTCTCCACGCTGAAGGAGCTCGTATCCGGCCTCGCCGGTGACCGCGCCGAGATCGGGGAGGCCGTCTCCGGGCTCGCCGACCTCACCACCGCCACGGCCGGCCTGCTCGAACAGGGCAGGAAACCGCTCAAGGACAGCATCGAGGGGCTCGGCCTGCTGGCCGGTCAGCTGACGACCGACGAGGGCAAGGCCGAAGTCGACCGCGTCCTGACCGTGCTCCCTGGGAAACTGAACGAACTGGGCCGAATCGGCTCCTACGGATCGTGGATGAACTTCTACCTGTGCTCGTCCGTCCTGCGGACCGAACCTCCGCGCGGGGTACCGGCGACGGCGAAGAGGTGCACGGCGTGA